In Leptolyngbya sp. SIO1E4, one DNA window encodes the following:
- a CDS encoding DUF1257 domain-containing protein — translation MSHFSHIKTRIRDLEALQSALTDLDIDWKPGPLEVRGYQGQTCTANLVIEQPNNHDIGFAWNGHEYTLVADLQFWRQPLSVEGFLQQITQRYAYQKIMGETTQQGFEVAEQQQRQDGSIRLVLQRWS, via the coding sequence ATGTCCCACTTTAGTCACATTAAAACTCGCATCCGCGACCTAGAGGCTTTACAGTCAGCACTCACCGATCTCGACATTGACTGGAAACCAGGCCCGCTTGAGGTCAGAGGCTATCAGGGGCAAACCTGCACCGCCAATCTCGTTATTGAGCAACCCAACAATCACGATATTGGCTTTGCTTGGAACGGGCATGAATATACCCTGGTTGCAGATTTGCAGTTTTGGCGGCAGCCCCTGTCTGTCGAAGGATTTTTGCAGCAAATCACTCAGCGTTATGCTTACCAAAAAATTATGGGTGAAACCACTCAGCAAGGGTTTGAAGTTGCCGAGCAACAGCAGCGACAGGACGGCTCAATTCGGCTAGTTCTACAGCGCTGGAGCTAA
- a CDS encoding photosystem II reaction center protein PsbH: MAQRYVSRKTAPIQYALRKLNSEAGRVSPGWGTAPIMAGLLVMLLVFILIILQLFNGTIVLSDFDIN; encoded by the coding sequence ATGGCGCAAAGATATGTTTCTCGAAAAACCGCTCCCATTCAGTATGCTTTGAGGAAGCTAAATTCTGAAGCTGGCCGAGTTTCACCTGGCTGGGGCACAGCACCCATTATGGCTGGGCTCCTGGTGATGCTTCTGGTTTTCATTCTCATTATTCTGCAGCTTTTCAACGGCACGATTGTGCTAAGTGATTTCGATATCAACTGA
- the psbB gene encoding photosystem II chlorophyll-binding protein CP47 codes for MGLPWYRVHTVVLNDPGRLLAVHLMHNALCAGFAGSMLLFELARYDPSDVVLNPMWRQGCFLMPFVARLGVTNSWQGWSITGETFTDPGFWTFETVAIAHIVFSGLEFLAACWHWVYWDVSTFFDPKTDEPIIDLPKVFGIHLLLAGLLCFGFGAFHLTGVFGPGMWVTDPFGLTGHVQGVAPDWGATGFNPQNPGGVVAHHIAAGIVAIIGGIFHIFVRPPEYLYKGLRMGNIEGALASGLAVFFSAGFIASGTMWYGTATNPIELWGPTRYQWDQGYFQQEIDRRVKSDLNEGKTLAQAWSAIPAQLAFYDYVGNSPAKGGLFRVGRMVDGDGLATGWLGHPVFEDKEGRQLTVRRMPNFFENFPVVLFDKDGIVRADIPFRRSDARYSFEQKGVTVSFYGGQLDGKTFTDPQEVKQYARKSQLGEPFDFNRTVYDSDGAFRTSNRGFFAFFHACFALVWFFGHIWHGLRALFQDVFSGIDPELDEEQVEWGYFSKVGDPTSRQTTTI; via the coding sequence ATGGGACTGCCTTGGTATCGCGTCCATACCGTAGTACTTAACGACCCAGGACGATTGCTTGCGGTGCATTTGATGCACAATGCTCTCTGCGCCGGGTTTGCAGGCTCGATGCTCTTATTTGAGCTAGCCCGCTATGACCCCAGCGACGTGGTGTTAAACCCCATGTGGCGGCAAGGGTGTTTCCTGATGCCTTTTGTGGCCCGCTTAGGCGTGACGAATTCCTGGCAGGGCTGGAGCATTACCGGAGAAACGTTCACCGACCCAGGCTTCTGGACCTTTGAAACGGTGGCGATCGCACATATTGTATTCTCCGGCCTAGAATTCCTGGCGGCCTGTTGGCACTGGGTTTACTGGGATGTCTCTACCTTCTTTGATCCGAAAACTGACGAACCGATTATCGATCTGCCCAAAGTCTTTGGCATTCATTTGTTACTCGCAGGGTTGCTGTGTTTTGGCTTTGGCGCCTTCCACCTCACAGGGGTCTTTGGCCCCGGCATGTGGGTGACCGATCCATTTGGGCTTACGGGCCATGTCCAGGGCGTTGCCCCTGATTGGGGGGCGACTGGGTTTAACCCTCAAAACCCAGGAGGGGTAGTAGCCCACCACATTGCTGCGGGCATCGTCGCCATTATCGGCGGCATCTTCCATATCTTTGTCCGACCACCTGAATACCTCTACAAAGGGCTCAGGATGGGCAACATTGAGGGTGCCCTGGCTAGTGGTTTAGCCGTCTTCTTTTCTGCGGGTTTCATTGCATCAGGCACCATGTGGTACGGAACGGCCACTAACCCGATTGAGCTATGGGGACCCACCCGCTACCAGTGGGATCAGGGTTATTTTCAACAAGAGATTGATCGTCGAGTTAAATCCGATTTGAATGAAGGCAAGACGCTGGCACAAGCCTGGTCAGCCATTCCAGCCCAACTGGCTTTCTATGACTATGTCGGCAATAGCCCAGCTAAGGGCGGACTGTTTAGAGTAGGTCGTATGGTTGATGGGGATGGACTGGCCACCGGCTGGTTGGGTCACCCTGTCTTTGAAGACAAAGAAGGCCGACAACTAACGGTCAGGCGCATGCCTAACTTCTTTGAAAACTTCCCCGTGGTGCTGTTTGATAAAGACGGTATCGTTCGAGCAGATATTCCCTTCCGGCGATCGGATGCCCGATACAGCTTTGAGCAAAAGGGTGTGACGGTGAGCTTCTATGGCGGTCAGCTTGATGGGAAAACCTTCACCGATCCTCAAGAGGTCAAACAGTACGCCCGTAAATCTCAGCTAGGGGAGCCCTTTGACTTTAACCGTACTGTCTATGACTCAGATGGTGCCTTCAGAACGAGTAATCGTGGCTTCTTTGCCTTTTTCCACGCATGCTTTGCCTTAGTCTGGTTCTTTGGTCACATTTGGCATGGTCTGCGAGCACTCTTCCAAGATGTCTTCTCGGGTATTGATCCTGAATTAGACGAAGAACAGGTGGAATGGGGCTATTTCTCGAAGGTGGGCGATCCAACATCGCGACAAACTACCACCATTTGA